Part of the Coriobacteriaceae bacterium genome is shown below.
ATTGCATTTTTCAATCGGCATGTCGTTGTATGTTACTTTGCCTGCCGATGGATACAGCCCAAGGAGCAGGTAAAGGAGCGACGTTTTTCCTCTTCCATTTTCTCCGGTTATGCAGTATGTTCCAGGGCCGGAGAAATCGAAGGAAAATCCGTCAAGAACCTTTCGGGGAGATCCGTCTGGAAGGGGTACCGTAAAATCCAACTTGGAAACAGAAATGCGATTTATTGTGTCAATCTTGACTAAACCTGTCTGATCTTGCTCTGGTTCCGGTCCTACCTTTCCCATGGCGCTCATCCTGTCCCACGAAGCCTTGGCATCCTGATAGGACTTGAACAGGTTCATCGTGTTTTTCAAGGTTTTAAATAGGACGGCAAAATATGCACCGACGATGGTGTATTCGCCTATCGTCATGGTTCCATTGATGATTCGCACTCCGGATACGATGAGTATTATCGCTTGAAACACGGCAGCAAAAAGGCTGTCAATCGATGTTAGTGAGAATGAGAGCTTTCCCGAGTGCAAGACCTTTGGAAAATACTTTTCAAATCCGGTGTCAAGTGCTAGCTCGCTTTTATTGTATGAAGACGTTAACTGAATGTTGAGAATCTGATTCAACTGCGATGCTATTACGGCATAGAAAGCGCTATCTGCCTCCTTCTTCTCGTACATGACTTTATATAGAAGCTTTCGCAATCCGGTAATAACGAAGAGATATGCCACAAGAAGGAGGATGGAGAATAGTGCGAGGAGTGGATCAACCGACCATATGACGAGCAACACGAAAGGAATGGCGACAACAGACAGGGGAGCGCTGATAAAGTTTGTTAGAACGAAAGAAGAAACAACACCTGAGTCAGTGAAAATCCTTTGCGTCGTATAGGCTGAGTCGGTTGTTCGGTTCGTCAGAAAATTAACTCGCTCAAAGCGCAAGACGGTTTCCCTGAGTAGGTCAAAAGAAAGCTTTGTGGATATACGGATAGATAACGTTCCTGCAAAATATGAAAATAAGGCAGAAAAGACCCCTATTGAAGCTACGAAGAGCGCAAAAAGCACAGCATCCTTCTCGCTGCGATTGGCAAGAAGGAAATCTAAGAACTTTCCGTTCACATATGGTGCGGCATAGGAAAGGGCGATTCCAATCGTCGTGATGGCAATGAACGTGAAAGCACCCTTTGTTTTACTAAACTTCGATAAGACGTACCGAATCAAGAATGGCCCCAATCTATCAGGTATGAAATACCAACTGATGACACCTTACACCGCGGTTCGGTGGAAACGAAGCGGCGACTAATCGGCACGAGCGCTTCCATAGAGAGTCTTTGCGAGCTGGATCCTCATAGAAACGGGAATTTTATGTTCGATCAATAGGCCGCGCACGGCAGTCGGACGGCTGAAAAATAAAACAGCCGTCCGACTAAAGCTGTAAATTTTTTCATTGTTTGTTGGGCATGCGCCTGAAGTTTCATGCAATAGGAAATCCATTATGACCATGGTCGAAATGTGAACACTACGATCGTTAGCAAGGAGACGCCAAGACCGGCAAAGATTATGATGAGCGGCAGAATGAAAGCCGCCGATGCCGATAATGGGATTTGGGACGCAAAGGCAATGATGCCCGCGAGAACGAGACCGGCTCCCGTCAACGCTATTCCGAGTCCGACCAATCTGGCAACAAGAGGAATCTTCTCGCTTGGAATATGAGCGATATGGTAACTGTGAATCAGGCCGGGATTGCCGGTCTTTACCATTAACACCCCGACAACGAGAAAGCAGATTCCTCCTACCATGCCGCCAATGGATGATCTTAGCGCTTCAGGACTCATTGCTCGTCTTGGCCACCTTGCTCGCTGAGGGGAAGTGCTGCGGCAAAAGTGATGAGGACCAGTTCATAGGCTCCAACTGCGGTGACTCCGACCGCCACATTTGCTCCCCACACGATGTAATACATGTCGAACCAAGTTTCCGTTCCAAGAGTCGATGCTCTGGTCGGATTCATGTTGTCTACTACGGGCTTCTCGTACATTTAACCCAACATCTCCTTCAACGATGAGTTCAACAGTTCATCCGCGGTATCATCAATCAGGTCAACGTGTAGATCACCTCCCATATCTATATCGCAAATTGTGTCGGACATACGCTCCATGTCGTCAATGGTCCACATGTGGTTACAGAGGTCTTGAACCAGTTTTGTGGACCAAATTGAGCTAAGTCCGTTGTTCCAGTAATCCTCAAGAGGGTGGTTTCTGATGTTGCCAACCACTAACGGGATATACGGAGAAACGACGATGTCGCCGTTTGCGTGCACTGAAACCTGATCTAATAGATATCGGTTATCAGAGAAGCGAATTAGATGGTCGACGGGGTCGCCCCATTGCGGTCGGACATTCGGGTGCTTCCGAAGGAAGTCGTCCTCTTGAATGGCGTGAATCAACGTACGGTATTGGGAATAGTCCGGTCTAATAAATGTGTTCTTTCGCGCACGGCCCAAAACCATGAGGGGTTGGACACGTAGTTCGATAAAGTCACCCGGCGTCCTCTTCGGCCTGTTAGATTTGGTGAAAATCTCATCTAATAGTGAGATGACATCGGGAAACTGTTCGGTGTTGAACGACGTGGGCGTAAATGCGATAGCAAGGTGCAAATCGGAATGGTTGAGTACGGTGGCAACTGCTTCTTCGACGATTTCGAAGGCTCCCTCATGTCCCCTCAGCCTATCGTGAGCTGACCCAATGCCGTCTAGGCTAAATTGGATGCTTTTGAGTCCGGAATCTTCTAAATCTCGGAGAAGGGATTCCGTGAGGAGAAGCCCGTTGGTTACCAGGCTCGCTGCAACATTCCCATCTCGCAATATGGGAAGGCAGCGCAAGATATCTTTACTGCGCAACAAGGTTTCTCCTCCACAGAAACACATGCTGTAAAGCGACATGTCTGCCATTTCCTTTGCGAAAACAAAAAGTTCATCTGAGGTCAACTCGTCGTGCATGACCTCATTCTCGCCGCTGCTGTTATAGCAGTGCAGACATCTCAAGTTGCACTTGTTTGTTATGTCAAGGGCGACGTGATGTGGCGCTCTGAGAACGTTGGTGTACTTGTTTTCCGAAACTCGTCCCATGGTTCCTCTTAACAGACTTCTGAAAAACAGTATACATTCATGCAGTCGCCGTCGCTGCACTCACCTGGAAAAGTGCCAGCGCAAGTGAATTCTGGCTCATTGATAAGATTTCGAATTCCTTCGTTTGATGCAATTTCCTTGCTGGTTAGGTTCAGGTGGAAAAAATTGGGAACATCGCAAAATTCTTGACGATAGAAGCTGGCCGCAGCGGCAATACATTGAACGGCGATGCTTGCGGGGCACAAAAGAAGACAGATGTCTGCGTATCTGAGTAAGGGATTGCTGGAGGGGGCGAGGCCGAGTAGACCGGTTGGTCTCCCTGACTCATATACAATGAAAAATTCCTTGCTCAGATTGAACAATCCGTTTCGCACCTCTAGCGGTCGTTCATACTGCTCGACGGAAAGAGGCCAACCGTAGACAATTGTGGGACTTTCTGGTTCTGATGAGCTCGCCTGGCTTGCCAGGGAGCAAATCAGGCGAATATCGTTTTCTTGGGCAAGCCGTATATGGGTCCCATTGTCCACGCAAATCTCATCGGCAATGGGTGTGCCATTTTCGGTCGGAGTTTTGACCCATCCTATTAGTCTCGATACGCTGAAACCTCTCATTGCCGAGGCTAAGTCAGATTTGAGCATGTCCGGATTGGCGTCTGGAAACTTGTCGCACATCCGATTAAGGATTGTTTCGACGGTGTTTTTACCATCGCACAGAGAGACGATGTAGCTCCCGCTTCCGTTCAACATGATATAGTTCAGCTCATCGCGTCCGGTTAGAACAGAGCGGTACCCGTTCTTTTCCTCTCTTGAGTATGGGAGAGAAATCGATTTCGGGATAAATCCCCTTATTTCGTCAAAGCTCCATTCCATAATTAATCCCTCCTTGTGTCTGTTTGAATATGAGCCGATTTTAGGCTCTTCGGTAGTTTCTGTGGGCGAGACATCAATTTTTCCGCAGGTGGATGCAAAAAAGTTCCGCATATAAGGGAAACGGCCCCGAGAGGGGGCCGTTTCCGCGCCGGGCAGGGTAGGATTTCGCTTGCTACATCAACCTACCGGAAAGGCCCTGACGCATGAACAGGATACTAAGCCGCGCGCTCGCGCTGGTCCACACCGTGATCGAGTACGCCAGCATCGACGGCGGCAGGATAATCGTCGGCGTCAGGCCGTGGACGAGTTTCGGGCTGCGGTGCCCCGTCTGCGGGAGGGCAGCGAATGCTACGACAGGTCGCCAAGGCCGCGGCTGTGGCGCGCGATGGACCTGGCGAGGTCGACCTCTCCGCGCTCGGGCTGCACGAGATGGCGGCGTCCCTGCCCGACTACGTGAGGATGGTCGCCGCGGGCGAGCGGGGCTTCGCCTCCGCCTTCGAGGAGATGACGCGCGTCGAGGTCGCCGCCCGGGAGGTCAGGATCACCAACCAGCGCATTCGGTCGTCGGGGTTCCCCTACGTCAAGGGGCTGGCGGACTTCGACTGGGACTTCCAGCCGTCGGTCCCTCGCGCCGAGATCGAGGAGCTCGCGACCCTCAGGTTCGTGGAGCGGGCCGAGAACGTCCTGTTCGTGGGAAGCCCCGGCGTGGGCAAGACGCATCTCGCCGTCGCGCTGGGCATCGAGGCAGTCAGGGCGGGGCGCGAGGTCAGGTTCGTGGACTGCGCCCGGCTCGTCGAGGACCTTGAGGACGCCTCGTCGCGCGGCATCCTCAAGAAGAGGCTCAAGTACTACGCCCACTCGAGGCTGCTGATCATCGACGAGCTCGGCTACCTCGACGTCGGCAGCGTGGGCGCGGACCTGTTGTTCCAGCTGATATTGACGCGCTACGAGCAGCGCTCGACGATCATCACCGCCGACGTGGGGATCGGCGGCTGGGGCAGGGTGTTCGGGGACGACGTGGCGGCGAGCGCGATCGCGGACAGGGTGTGCCACCACTGCCACCACTGCCACCTGGTCAAGATAGCCGGCAGGTCCTACAGGCTGAAGGACCTGCCGAGGGACGGACCCGTCAAGGCGTGACCGGAATCGGTGAAAATACGTTAGCGCAAGCGGTGAAGCCGCCTTTGCGCGAACGGCGCGTTTGATTAGTGAAACTGGTGAAAATTAGATTGACGCTAACAGGGGCGTGCCCGTCGCGGCGTTTCACGGGGATGTCTCGCGCCATCCCCGGACCCCTTCGCGCCAAAGGGACGAGTCCCCTTGGAACCCCGGGCCGCCGCCGGCGGGCCGTGAACGGCGGGACAATCACTCGGCTTCAACTCGCGATCGCCCCGCCGGCTCTCGCTCCGGCTCCGTTCGATGGCTCCCCTGGGTCGCCATCACTGCGCCTCCGCTCACCTGTCCCGTTGCACTCCGGTCGATTCGGCCTACGCTTCTCGGGGCATGCAAGATATGTATTCCGTGCAACGGAATATCTTGCCCGGCCGAAGCCGGGATGTGCGAACCGCTCCAAAGTCGCTCCCGCAGAACCGTGCAACAGGCTTACCGGCTGTTGCACGGACCTCAGATATGAAAGTCAGTCCCGGCCTCTTTCGTCATCCACACCCTCGCGAGCCAGCTCCCACGCGGCCCGTATGGCAAGGTCGATTCCCCTTGCCGTGAACCTCATAATCCGCCCGGTCGAGCGGTTGACGGCGTAGCCGAGCCTCGCGCCGTTGATCTTCCTCGTCTTGCCGAGGGACTCCGAGTGATAGCGGTATTGCAGCGCCCCCCGCTTGGATCGGGCGATCTCGATCCCATCCGATTCCAACCGCCTTGCAAACTCTCCGAAGCGGTCGGGGCAGCTCTTGAGCCTCCCGACCTCCTCTGCCCTCTGGGCGACAATCGCTCGGACCCTTGCGTTCTCGGATTTGTCGGATCTCCCCTTCTTTGCCATCTCGCGCTCCTCGCGACCGGGCTGGCGCGCGTGCACCTTCGAGTTCGAGAGGCCCCTTTCGAGCTGGCTCAGGCCGTACTTCGTATCGAGCTCCTTCACCGTTCTCACGCGGGATTTCGCCGCCGCCCTCGCCGGCCCGTCGTTCAGACGCCGCCCAGTCTCGAGGTCCGTCCTATTGATGGCGAGGTGAGCGGCGAATCGGGCCGATCCATCCGACCTGCACCTCTCCTCATGCAGCACAATCACGATCTCCTGGTTGGGATAGCGCTTGGCGATGTAGTCCCTCGCGTACTCCATGCAACGCGAGGGCGTCATCGGCCCGCCGTTGCAGGAGCACTCGTCCGGGTTGAAGCCGATCACCTGATGCTGCATGTACGTGCACCTTGCGCCCTGCTTCCCGGGCCGGTTGTGCCCGGCCGCCTCCCGGGTGGCGTCCATTTCCTCGAACCATCGATCCTCATCGATGATGTGCTGGGTATCGTGGTCCAGGACTTTCTCCCTGTCCCAATCGAAATACCGCTTGAGGTTTTGGAGGTGCTCCCCGCTCATGACGCTCGCCTGCTTGATTGCGGTCATTTTCCAACTCCCTTCAAAAACCGCCGTCAGTCGACGAAGAGGCCGGACCATCCGTCGGCAACAGGCGGCTCCGCGGCCTCTTCCTCGAATTCGGGAGTCCAGAGATCGACGCCGTCCTCACGACCCATTTGCCTTGATATCAGCCTGGCCTGGTATTCCATCCTCTTGGCCGCCTCGTGCTCGCGCGTCCCCAGATCGAAGTGCTCCTTCGTCGGCATCCGCGTGCAATCGCAGACAGGGGCCCGGAAGCACCCCGCATGTTCCCTGCCCACGCCGTTCTCCGCGGTCTTCACCACGATGA
Proteins encoded:
- a CDS encoding ABC transporter ATP-binding protein/permease; translation: MIRYVLSKFSKTKGAFTFIAITTIGIALSYAAPYVNGKFLDFLLANRSEKDAVLFALFVASIGVFSALFSYFAGTLSIRISTKLSFDLLRETVLRFERVNFLTNRTTDSAYTTQRIFTDSGVVSSFVLTNFISAPLSVVAIPFVLLVIWSVDPLLALFSILLLVAYLFVITGLRKLLYKVMYEKKEADSAFYAVIASQLNQILNIQLTSSYNKSELALDTGFEKYFPKVLHSGKLSFSLTSIDSLFAAVFQAIILIVSGVRIINGTMTIGEYTIVGAYFAVLFKTLKNTMNLFKSYQDAKASWDRMSAMGKVGPEPEQDQTGLVKIDTINRISVSKLDFTVPLPDGSPRKVLDGFSFDFSGPGTYCITGENGRGKTSLLYLLLGLYPSAGKVTYNDMPIEKCNLDYIRSDTISCCPQPCFAPDETVRDLLDYFNTPFFTKHQHMNELPSLTTSIEGLLEKRCPELSGGELRRVYLWSAISRNPSVLVLDEPTTGLDETSRAELASYVRNNKLKQLIIIVSHDNELANAAETIVSLDNASHRCANR
- a CDS encoding radical SAM protein: MGRVSENKYTNVLRAPHHVALDITNKCNLRCLHCYNSSGENEVMHDELTSDELFVFAKEMADMSLYSMCFCGGETLLRSKDILRCLPILRDGNVAASLVTNGLLLTESLLRDLEDSGLKSIQFSLDGIGSAHDRLRGHEGAFEIVEEAVATVLNHSDLHLAIAFTPTSFNTEQFPDVISLLDEIFTKSNRPKRTPGDFIELRVQPLMVLGRARKNTFIRPDYSQYRTLIHAIQEDDFLRKHPNVRPQWGDPVDHLIRFSDNRYLLDQVSVHANGDIVVSPYIPLVVGNIRNHPLEDYWNNGLSSIWSTKLVQDLCNHMWTIDDMERMSDTICDIDMGGDLHVDLIDDTADELLNSSLKEMLG
- a CDS encoding PqqD family protein; translated protein: MEWSFDEIRGFIPKSISLPYSREEKNGYRSVLTGRDELNYIMLNGSGSYIVSLCDGKNTVETILNRMCDKFPDANPDMLKSDLASAMRGFSVSRLIGWVKTPTENGTPIADEICVDNGTHIRLAQENDIRLICSLASQASSSEPESPTIVYGWPLSVEQYERPLEVRNGLFNLSKEFFIVYESGRPTGLLGLAPSSNPLLRYADICLLLCPASIAVQCIAAAASFYRQEFCDVPNFFHLNLTSKEIASNEGIRNLINEPEFTCAGTFPGECSDGDCMNVYCFSEVC
- the istB gene encoding IS21-like element helper ATPase IstB, translating into MLRQVAKAAAVARDGPGEVDLSALGLHEMAASLPDYVRMVAAGERGFASAFEEMTRVEVAAREVRITNQRIRSSGFPYVKGLADFDWDFQPSVPRAEIEELATLRFVERAENVLFVGSPGVGKTHLAVALGIEAVRAGREVRFVDCARLVEDLEDASSRGILKKRLKYYAHSRLLIIDELGYLDVGSVGADLLFQLILTRYEQRSTIITADVGIGGWGRVFGDDVAASAIADRVCHHCHHCHLVKIAGRSYRLKDLPRDGPVKA
- a CDS encoding relaxase/mobilization nuclease domain-containing protein; the protein is MTAIKQASVMSGEHLQNLKRYFDWDREKVLDHDTQHIIDEDRWFEEMDATREAAGHNRPGKQGARCTYMQHQVIGFNPDECSCNGGPMTPSRCMEYARDYIAKRYPNQEIVIVLHEERCRSDGSARFAAHLAINRTDLETGRRLNDGPARAAAKSRVRTVKELDTKYGLSQLERGLSNSKVHARQPGREEREMAKKGRSDKSENARVRAIVAQRAEEVGRLKSCPDRFGEFARRLESDGIEIARSKRGALQYRYHSESLGKTRKINGARLGYAVNRSTGRIMRFTARGIDLAIRAAWELAREGVDDERGRD